The Salvelinus namaycush isolate Seneca chromosome 8, SaNama_1.0, whole genome shotgun sequence genome has a segment encoding these proteins:
- the sqor gene encoding sulfide:quinone oxidoreductase, mitochondrial — translation MATVRVVHRQPALWRQCHRTAAIAICHLHTSSNSRASSSKEHYKVLVLGGGSGGITMSARMKRKLGAENVAIVEPSEMHYYQPIWTLVGAGAKGVASSGRPTASVVPSGVKWVRSRVQEIDPDTNTVRTGNGMEISYQYLIVALGLQLHYEKIKGLPEIEDWVKFKIGSNYSVQTVEKTWSALQNFKEGNAVFSFPNTPVKCAGAPQKIMYLTDAYLRKTGKRAKANVVYNTSLPVLFGVKKYADALWEIVKSRDIQVNLRQNLIEVRADKQEAVFENLDNPGETKVFEYEMLHVTPPMGPNPVVKGSLLADEAGWLDVNKETLQHNKYPNVFGIGDCTNLPTSKTAAAVAAQSSILDRTISKVLKNEKPDSKYDGYTSCPLVTNYNTVILAEFDYSGQPLETFPIDQSKERWTMYHMKADVMPHLYWHGLLKGFWGGPGPYRKIMHLGMK, via the exons ATGGCTACAGTCAGAGTGGTGCATCGGCAGCCAGCCCTGTGGAGGCAGTGCCATAGGACTGCTGCTATAGCCATCTGTCATCTCCACACCAGCAGCAACAGCCGTGCCTCCTCCTCCAAAGAGCATTACAAGGTCCTAGTGCTGGGAGGAGGAAGTGGTGGCATCACAATGAGTGCTCGGATGAAGAGGAAGCTAGGGGCGGAAAACGTGGCCATAGTGGAACCCAGTGAG ATGCACTACTATCAGCCCATCTGGACATTGGTTGGCGCTGGGGCTAAAGGTGTGGCCTCTTCCGGTCGCCCCACCGCCAGTGTTGTGCCGTCTGGTGTCAAGTGGGTTAGATCCAGGGTTCAGGAGATCGACCCAGACACAAACACTGTGCGCACAGGAAATGGCATGGAG aTCTCCTACCAATATCTGATAGTGGCTTTAGGTTTACAGCTACACTATGAGAAG ATCAAGGGCCTGCCTGAGATTGAAGATTGGGTAAAATTTAAGATTGGTTCAAACTATTCCGTACAAACTGTGGAGAAGACTTGGAGTGCACTGCAGAACTTTAAGGAGGGAAATGCTGTATTCTCTTTCCCCAACACTCCGGTGAAGTGTGCAGGAGCACCACAGAAGATCATGTACCTGACCGATGCTTATCTCAGAAAG ACAGGAAAAAGGGCTAAGGCCAACGTTGTGTACAACACATCACTGCCAGTGCTGTTTGGGGTCAAGAAATATGCAGATGCATTGTGGGAGATTGTGAAGAGTCGCGACATCCAGGTGAATCTCAGACAAAATCTCATCGAGGTCCGGGCCGACAAGCAGGAAGCTGTGTTTGAAAACCTCGACAATCCCGGAGAAACCAAAGTGTTTGAG TATGAGATGCTTCATGTCACTCCTCCGATGGGACCCAACCCAGTGGTTAAAGGATCCTTATTGGCTgatgaggctggctggctggacgTCAACAAAGAGACCCTTCAACATAACAAGTATCCCAACGTGTTTGGGATCGGAGACTGCACCAACCTGCCGACATCCAAAACAGCTGCTGCCGTGG CTGCCCAGTCTAGTATTCTGGACAGAACAATTTCAAAAGTGTTGAAGAATGAAAAGCCGGATAGTAAG TATGATGGCTACACATCCTGCCCTTTGGTGACGAACTACAACACCGTCATTCTGGCTGAGTTTGACTATAGTGGGCAGCCATTGGAGACATTCCCTATTGACCAAAGCAAGGAGAGATGGACCATGTACCACATGAAAGCTGACGTGATGCCTCATCTGTACTGGCATGGACTTCTCAA GGGGTTTtggggtggaccaggaccatacaggaaaaTCATGCACCTTGGGATGAAATAG